Proteins encoded together in one Deinococcus aquaticus window:
- a CDS encoding LysR substrate-binding domain-containing protein codes for MPLNPDHLLTFVRVARHGNLSAAAGELNLTQPAVSSQIKLLTQAVGEPLLTRHRYGVRLTPAGQGLLPHAVAVERALAGATRYAADLRGLETGTLNIAASSTIAAALLPGVLAQYHARFPGVTLRVQQGNTGEVLAALLDGACELALIEGVAGTLPADLIRRTFAQDTLRLVLAPQHPLAQHSALNAAHLSGLGLVWREPGSGTREVARSALERAGIQTREVLTLTGSEAVKEAVISGLGAAFMSELIVRREVAAGMLASPPLELPGLDRRLDVVGAPTELLSRAVQVFVTFLEPAG; via the coding sequence ATGCCCCTGAACCCCGATCATCTGCTGACCTTCGTGCGGGTGGCCCGTCACGGCAACCTGAGTGCGGCGGCGGGCGAACTGAACCTGACGCAGCCCGCCGTGTCCAGCCAGATCAAGCTGCTGACGCAGGCGGTGGGCGAGCCGCTGCTGACCCGCCACCGTTACGGCGTCCGGCTGACCCCGGCGGGCCAGGGCCTGCTGCCGCACGCGGTGGCCGTTGAACGCGCTTTGGCCGGGGCCACGCGCTACGCCGCCGATCTGCGCGGCCTGGAAACAGGCACGCTGAACATCGCCGCCAGCAGCACCATCGCCGCAGCCCTGTTGCCGGGGGTGCTGGCGCAGTACCACGCCCGCTTCCCGGGGGTCACCCTGCGCGTGCAGCAGGGCAACACCGGGGAGGTGCTGGCCGCGCTGCTGGACGGGGCCTGTGAGCTGGCACTGATCGAGGGGGTGGCCGGAACGCTGCCTGCCGACCTGATCCGGCGCACTTTCGCCCAGGATACGCTGCGGCTGGTGCTGGCCCCGCAGCATCCGCTGGCCCAGCATTCGGCGCTGAACGCCGCGCACCTGAGTGGGCTGGGGCTGGTCTGGCGGGAGCCGGGATCAGGAACCCGTGAAGTGGCGCGCTCTGCGCTGGAGCGAGCGGGCATTCAGACGCGGGAGGTTCTGACCCTGACGGGCAGCGAGGCGGTCAAGGAGGCGGTGATCAGCGGCCTGGGGGCGGCGTTCATGTCGGAACTGATCGTCCGGCGGGAGGTGGCGGCGGGGATGCTGGCCAGTCCGCCCCTGGAACTGCCCGGCCTGGACCGCCGGCTGGACGTGGTGGGCGCGCCCACTGAACTGCTGTCGAGGGCCGTGCAGGTCTTCGTGACTTTCCTGGAACCCGCCGGATGA